In a single window of the Gemmatimonadota bacterium genome:
- a CDS encoding pentapeptide repeat-containing protein → MHGADLKQANLTGAYPYKAEFASADLRGTDFTNAYCNEADFSNAVLGETNFSSTNLTNAIGLESCTYSAPVFADSVTLLKSGSLPVVFLEHCVYLPEKDHDMSNRLN, encoded by the coding sequence CTGCATGGCGCCGATTTGAAACAGGCAAACCTTACCGGCGCCTACCCATACAAGGCCGAGTTTGCATCGGCAGACCTGCGCGGAACCGATTTTACGAACGCCTATTGCAATGAGGCGGATTTCAGCAACGCCGTCTTAGGTGAGACCAACTTCTCATCGACAAATCTGACGAACGCAATCGGCCTGGAATCTTGCACCTACAGTGCCCCCGTCTTTGCCGACAGCGTGACGCTGTTGAAATCCGGGAGCCTGCCCGTGGTTTTCCTGGAACACTGCGTATATCTGCCGGAGAAAGACCACGACATGTCAAACCGACTAAACTGA
- a CDS encoding ABC transporter ATP-binding protein, translating to MLRDIGNKLKLYGVVESLHNNAWQIAVFVVLSVVSVVLNIAKPIVFSRIIDTGLIEQDWDNVLYYCIAFSVIAVLISVNSLGYGMITSLVSNRFVATIKKSLINRIYLLDYHFFNKTSGGDILTRLKSDTDNIRNFFMAVLNNSLVSFLGFLSAMIYIGVVEWKMLIPGFAVVPFLIWRTHAFRDRIHAANTRVFESDSHSTEQIASGINNIVYLRQIGLHGWSLRKITASFDRFQADSINRDRWNLVSETSVSLIMAAGYIVTVGYGGWLVVDDQLTIGSLLAFLTLRQRFTAPMQFVSQTYHGFINARAAFERLWDFYANPIEVGIDRGAEEPDPDFEELSVDDVEFRYHEEGNGLEGTATFIRGWNEVHGSNGSGKTTLIRLLMKILTPQKGRVAVDGRDIAHINNHAWRKNISIVPQHTYLFNESVRENIRLFDDRINDDMICEVLGKLNAKDDLFDCVQGLDAEVVEGGRNLSGGQRQKIAIARALLRNTPVYILDEPFVHIDKETKDRIRDYLRDILRDRIVIYISHDDFSDLNADNRIDIWNGGIRTMSAVGESA from the coding sequence ATGCTCCGCGATATCGGAAACAAACTCAAACTGTACGGCGTTGTCGAATCGCTCCACAACAACGCGTGGCAAATCGCCGTATTTGTCGTTTTGTCAGTTGTTTCGGTCGTCTTGAACATTGCCAAGCCGATCGTTTTCTCCAGGATCATCGATACCGGTTTGATCGAACAAGACTGGGACAACGTATTGTACTACTGTATTGCCTTTTCGGTCATTGCGGTTCTGATAAGCGTCAATTCACTGGGTTACGGAATGATCACCTCGCTTGTTTCGAATCGTTTTGTCGCGACCATCAAGAAATCGCTCATCAACCGTATCTACCTGCTGGATTATCACTTCTTCAACAAGACGAGCGGCGGGGACATTCTGACCCGATTGAAAAGCGATACCGATAACATCCGTAATTTCTTCATGGCTGTACTCAATAACAGCCTGGTCAGTTTCCTGGGTTTTCTTTCCGCCATGATATATATCGGCGTAGTGGAATGGAAGATGTTGATCCCGGGATTTGCGGTTGTGCCGTTTCTGATCTGGCGCACTCATGCTTTTCGGGACCGTATACATGCGGCCAATACGCGCGTATTCGAATCGGATTCCCATTCTACCGAACAGATCGCATCGGGTATTAACAACATCGTGTATCTGAGGCAAATCGGCCTTCATGGCTGGTCTCTTCGCAAGATCACGGCTTCATTCGACCGATTTCAGGCCGACAGCATAAACCGGGACAGATGGAATCTGGTCAGCGAGACGAGTGTTTCGCTCATCATGGCCGCCGGCTATATCGTAACCGTGGGTTATGGCGGCTGGTTGGTGGTAGATGATCAACTCACCATCGGCAGCTTGCTTGCCTTTCTGACGCTCAGGCAGCGTTTTACGGCGCCGATGCAATTCGTAAGCCAGACGTACCACGGTTTCATCAACGCCAGGGCAGCTTTCGAACGCCTATGGGACTTCTATGCCAATCCTATTGAAGTGGGAATCGATCGTGGCGCGGAAGAACCGGACCCGGATTTTGAAGAACTTTCCGTTGATGACGTGGAATTCCGTTATCACGAGGAAGGGAACGGGCTCGAAGGCACCGCCACGTTTATCCGGGGATGGAACGAAGTTCACGGAAGCAATGGTTCGGGGAAGACCACATTGATTCGATTGTTGATGAAGATACTGACTCCTCAGAAAGGACGCGTAGCGGTCGATGGCCGGGATATAGCCCATATCAACAACCACGCGTGGCGAAAGAACATAAGTATCGTTCCCCAACATACTTATCTGTTCAACGAATCCGTTCGCGAAAACATCCGCCTGTTCGATGATCGGATAAACGATGATATGATATGCGAAGTGCTGGGCAAGTTGAACGCCAAGGACGACTTGTTCGATTGCGTTCAGGGTCTGGACGCCGAGGTTGTTGAAGGCGGTAGGAATCTATCCGGAGGACAACGCCAGAAAATCGCAATAGCGAGAGCATTGTTGAGAAACACGCCTGTTTACATTCTGGATGAACCGTTTGTACATATCGATAAGGAAACCAAAGATCGTATAAGGGATTATCTGCGTGACATACTCCGT
- a CDS encoding ABC transporter permease: protein MIRNYITTAVRNLLKYKGYSVINMICLAIGLAGCILMSLYIQYEFSYDAYHEKKDRIYRLENHSVTSGREQKIAISPAPWGPALLADYPGIESMARLKVALARHTVTSGDKAFYAEAVLFADSTLFDIFTFPLVKGNPRTALTAPFTAVISESFARTHFGEADPIGVPLNVAGLFSVTITGIMSDVPLNSHMRFDFLISYATYTSLGWGGPDTFQNKGLSSEVRTYLLLKEEYSVRELEAQMPRFIERYLGDRMRSFGIKVNPFLRPIEDIHLYSRDIEWSSGLLTKTGGGDIRSIYIAISLAVFILVIACINFINLTTARADRRAREVGMRKVLGGSRTHIVLQFIGESVLLSLFALGLAIVLVQMLLPFFNDLFGRGITMGFSLGLALMLSGMVLLVGMLSGAYPAYVLSSFRPTDMLQGSKKTGTARAIFRSILVVFQFVIAIIMISGAGVIYDQLDYMLDKDPGYDAEGVVIVGMPLGEGAIQKYEFFRENALSYPDVLSVSRLANLPDNLPTGGVRTANAPEDQATRFQMVHGGYDLHNVMGFEVVHGRYFSRDRSTDADACVINETAVRTLGWDDPVGKSLINPYSQSQTVIGVVRDFHARSFHHAAAPMWIGPPDQSQQYAYIAIKLRVENTATALGVLGDQWRQAYPDQPEMEYSFLSDLVEEQYRGDRLLGTIFTAGTVVSIVIACLGLLGLSAFMVQSRTKEIGVRKVLGSSVGQVVILLYREFTLYVLIACVVGIPLIYYMADVWLRDFAYRIEPNPWTFIFTGVVVMLITWFTVGFQTVKAAETNPVEVLRG, encoded by the coding sequence ATGATACGCAACTATATTACGACCGCGGTAAGGAACCTTCTAAAGTACAAAGGATATTCCGTAATCAACATGATCTGCCTTGCCATCGGACTGGCGGGGTGTATTCTGATGTCCCTGTATATTCAATACGAATTCAGCTACGATGCATATCATGAAAAAAAGGATCGCATCTACCGGTTGGAGAATCACTCCGTAACGTCCGGCAGGGAGCAAAAAATAGCTATTTCTCCCGCTCCATGGGGTCCGGCCCTGCTTGCCGATTATCCGGGCATAGAATCCATGGCCAGACTGAAAGTCGCACTGGCCCGCCATACCGTAACATCTGGTGATAAAGCATTTTACGCGGAAGCCGTCCTCTTCGCTGATTCCACTCTGTTCGATATCTTCACGTTCCCTCTGGTCAAAGGGAACCCCCGCACGGCCTTGACGGCCCCCTTTACCGCGGTCATTTCGGAATCCTTCGCCAGGACACATTTCGGAGAAGCGGACCCGATTGGCGTGCCGCTTAACGTAGCCGGTCTTTTTTCCGTGACCATAACGGGCATCATGAGCGACGTTCCCTTGAACTCGCATATGCGATTCGATTTTCTGATCTCTTACGCCACGTACACCTCGTTAGGTTGGGGTGGACCTGATACCTTCCAGAACAAGGGCTTAAGCAGCGAAGTCCGTACATACCTCCTATTGAAAGAAGAGTATTCCGTCCGGGAACTGGAAGCACAAATGCCGCGGTTCATTGAAAGATACCTTGGGGACCGGATGCGTTCATTCGGAATCAAAGTAAACCCGTTTCTTCGACCAATTGAAGATATCCATCTCTACAGCCGAGATATAGAGTGGAGCTCGGGACTGCTGACTAAGACCGGAGGCGGGGATATTCGTTCCATCTATATCGCTATTTCTCTCGCGGTCTTCATCCTGGTCATCGCCTGTATCAACTTCATCAACCTGACCACGGCCAGGGCGGACCGACGCGCACGGGAAGTAGGCATGCGCAAAGTCCTCGGCGGCAGCCGGACGCACATCGTGCTTCAATTCATTGGCGAATCTGTATTGTTGAGTTTGTTCGCTCTGGGTTTGGCTATTGTATTGGTCCAAATGCTTCTGCCCTTTTTCAACGATCTGTTCGGCAGGGGAATCACCATGGGATTTTCGTTGGGCCTGGCCTTGATGCTGTCGGGGATGGTCTTGCTCGTCGGGATGCTGTCGGGCGCCTATCCCGCATACGTCCTTTCATCCTTTCGTCCGACGGACATGCTGCAAGGATCGAAGAAAACCGGAACCGCCAGGGCGATCTTCCGCAGCATCCTGGTAGTGTTTCAATTCGTGATCGCTATCATTATGATTTCCGGCGCCGGGGTGATCTACGATCAGCTCGACTACATGCTGGACAAGGATCCGGGATACGATGCGGAAGGCGTCGTCATCGTCGGGATGCCGTTGGGCGAGGGGGCCATTCAAAAGTACGAATTTTTCAGAGAAAACGCCCTGAGCTATCCTGACGTCCTGTCGGTGAGCCGTCTTGCGAATCTACCGGATAACCTGCCTACGGGTGGAGTAAGGACAGCGAACGCACCGGAGGATCAAGCGACAAGATTCCAGATGGTCCATGGCGGTTACGATCTCCATAACGTTATGGGCTTTGAAGTGGTTCACGGGCGTTATTTCTCTCGGGACAGGTCCACCGACGCCGATGCGTGCGTGATCAACGAGACGGCGGTTCGTACCCTCGGATGGGATGATCCAGTCGGTAAATCGCTTATCAACCCGTATTCGCAGTCTCAAACGGTGATCGGAGTCGTAAGAGATTTCCATGCGCGATCATTTCATCACGCGGCAGCACCAATGTGGATTGGTCCTCCTGATCAGAGTCAGCAATACGCATATATCGCCATTAAACTCCGGGTTGAAAATACCGCCACCGCCCTCGGCGTTCTCGGGGATCAATGGCGGCAGGCATACCCCGATCAACCCGAGATGGAGTATTCGTTCCTGAGCGATTTGGTAGAAGAACAATATAGGGGAGATCGGCTTCTTGGGACGATCTTCACCGCCGGTACCGTGGTATCGATAGTGATCGCCTGCCTGGGACTCCTGGGCCTGTCCGCCTTCATGGTCCAGAGTCGTACTAAGGAGATAGGGGTTCGTAAGGTCCTGGGATCATCGGTCGGGCAGGTCGTTATTCTCCTGTACCGGGAATTCACGCTGTACGTCCTCATTGCGTGTGTCGTCGGTATCCCGTTGATCTACTATATGGCGGATGTGTGGCTGCGCGACTTCGCCTATCGCATCGAACCGAATCCGTGGACTTTCATCTTCACCGGCGTCGTCGTGATGCTGATCACCTGGTTTACCGTGGGATTCCAGACCGTGAAAGCGGCAGAGACGAACCCGGTTGAAGTGCTCAGGGGATAG
- a CDS encoding S8 family serine peptidase, whose amino-acid sequence MRIAIIDSGIDINHKRLRGCRCAGVSLVLKSSGELAFTDEYDDSLGHGTSLAAIVHRITPSAELVAVRIFHQELAATEKLLCESLSWCLDNDIDIINLSLGVQTSSPSKELYQLCADAHERNVVIISAAHTDLSSESYPAYFPTVLGVTWGKVGSDTEYGFIPDSPIEFIARGTLQRIAWKNGGFTISSGTSLACAYFTGITAKTMQSFNHTPSIDALKTRLKEGAAPGLTPLQFGGKAYNDNVPTIKSDGVKTDLEGVFKRRFSDWIGNLAVFPASEKEMNAFSDFPEYCISPVVQYFDYPRNLAYTSPGKAAPNGGVTRSDRFDRFDTLVTGYFTDQLFETNIKYGSELLTRSLSCGKNVFSYDRRLHDHIEQYRTEQGYSGAVYVPEVTEEHYEELLPFRYLGSVDVPMLCVLGTSNRQGKFTAQLRIKGILEREGYRIGFLSTEPQGELFGATHSFPYGYRGTVSLDKKKWSYYLRILTRGMQEYLEPHLILTGTQGTSIPRGKSRKLLGNETDTLDYVIGVNPDAFVCAINPQDTIGYIKDTCETFRIYCGAEPVFFVMTPWMREFQKRKNGRTMARHRFLSDEEKHTQIRYFQEEIGKPVFDIMDKANDGAILELIQGFFSKRP is encoded by the coding sequence ATGCGAATCGCGATCATCGACAGTGGCATCGATATCAATCATAAAAGGCTGCGAGGTTGTCGCTGTGCGGGAGTCTCACTCGTATTGAAATCATCCGGCGAATTGGCTTTTACGGATGAGTACGACGACTCGTTGGGACACGGGACCAGTTTAGCCGCGATAGTACATCGAATTACTCCATCGGCGGAATTGGTTGCCGTCAGGATATTCCACCAGGAACTGGCAGCCACGGAAAAGCTGCTTTGTGAATCGCTCAGCTGGTGCCTGGACAACGACATAGACATCATCAATCTTTCGCTAGGGGTCCAAACGAGTTCCCCATCCAAGGAGCTATACCAGTTATGTGCCGACGCGCATGAACGAAACGTCGTTATCATCTCCGCGGCCCACACGGATCTTTCCTCTGAATCGTATCCGGCTTACTTCCCTACGGTATTGGGTGTTACCTGGGGCAAAGTCGGCAGTGACACCGAATATGGTTTCATCCCTGATTCGCCGATTGAGTTCATCGCAAGAGGGACGCTCCAGCGAATCGCCTGGAAAAACGGCGGGTTTACCATATCCAGCGGCACGAGTCTCGCATGCGCGTACTTTACCGGCATAACCGCAAAGACTATGCAGTCTTTCAACCATACGCCGTCTATCGACGCCTTGAAAACCAGGCTCAAGGAAGGCGCTGCGCCCGGCCTTACGCCTTTGCAGTTCGGCGGAAAAGCATATAACGACAACGTTCCCACGATCAAAAGCGACGGCGTCAAGACAGACTTGGAGGGCGTCTTCAAACGACGTTTTTCAGATTGGATTGGAAACCTCGCCGTGTTCCCCGCCAGCGAGAAAGAGATGAACGCATTTTCAGATTTTCCGGAGTATTGTATCTCTCCCGTTGTTCAGTATTTCGACTATCCCCGGAACCTTGCTTACACCTCACCGGGCAAGGCAGCACCGAATGGTGGTGTAACGCGCTCGGACCGATTCGATCGATTCGACACGCTTGTTACGGGTTACTTCACAGATCAGCTTTTCGAAACCAATATCAAGTATGGTTCAGAACTCCTGACCAGGTCGTTGTCTTGCGGCAAGAACGTCTTCAGCTACGATCGCAGACTACACGACCATATAGAGCAATACCGAACAGAACAGGGATACAGCGGTGCGGTCTATGTCCCGGAAGTAACGGAAGAACACTATGAGGAGCTACTTCCCTTTCGCTATCTGGGATCCGTCGATGTCCCGATGCTATGCGTTTTGGGAACCAGCAATCGTCAGGGGAAGTTCACCGCTCAACTGCGCATAAAAGGGATTCTCGAGCGAGAAGGATACAGGATCGGCTTCCTATCGACGGAACCCCAGGGCGAACTTTTTGGCGCAACGCACAGTTTTCCCTACGGCTACAGGGGGACGGTCTCGCTGGATAAGAAAAAATGGTCTTACTATCTCAGAATCCTCACCAGAGGCATGCAGGAGTACCTGGAACCTCACCTCATCTTAACCGGAACGCAGGGGACTTCCATACCCAGGGGCAAAAGCAGGAAACTCCTGGGAAACGAAACGGATACGCTGGATTACGTGATTGGCGTCAACCCGGATGCGTTCGTGTGCGCAATAAACCCGCAGGATACGATCGGCTACATAAAAGACACCTGCGAGACCTTCAGGATCTACTGCGGCGCCGAACCGGTCTTCTTCGTCATGACTCCGTGGATGCGGGAGTTTCAGAAACGGAAGAACGGTCGTACGATGGCCCGTCATCGATTTCTCAGCGATGAAGAGAAACACACCCAAATTAGGTATTTTCAGGAGGAAATCGGAAAGCCCGTTTTCGATATCATGGATAAGGCCAATGACGGGGCGATCCTTGAACTCATTCAGGGGTTCTTTTCAAAACGTCCGTGA